Proteins found in one Pontibacter sp. SGAir0037 genomic segment:
- the malQ gene encoding 4-alpha-glucanotransferase, whose amino-acid sequence MIVHRRSSGVLLHITSLPSKYGIGDLGPEAYQFADLLWEAGQRYWQILPLNPTEEGSGNSPYSSHSAFAGNPLMISPDLLIEEGLLEKTDLKTSENFEDDRVDYQKATAYKRTIWLKAYENFKSRGTEKQQRDFQVFKQDHSAWLQDYSYFVVFKSHFGQKSWVEWDEAIKKREPEAVQQLASELADEIEREQFLQFLFYQQWNRLKYYCTGRDITFIGDMPFYVSHDSADVWSHPQNFKLDEGGMPTAVSGVPPDFFSETGQLWGTPVFDWQELARHNYDWWILRIEHNLALFGLLRLDHFRAFSAYWEVPAGEETAINGKWEKSPGAEILSILRERKPEMPIIAEDLGEIDQPVRDLMQQFDLPGMRLLIFAFGDDLAFDSSFLPHNHINNCIVYTGTHDNSTVRAWYQEEAKAADIKRLREYSGHEFNEENVHEIMSRMAYMSVAQLAVVPIQDILGLGAEAIMNKPSTASHNWEWRLQPKLFRKTEAHRLKKLVQIYGRK is encoded by the coding sequence ATGATAGTACACAGGAGAAGCAGCGGCGTTTTATTGCACATCACCTCTCTTCCATCTAAATATGGCATTGGAGATTTAGGACCAGAGGCTTATCAGTTTGCGGACCTGCTATGGGAAGCCGGGCAACGGTACTGGCAGATTCTGCCGCTTAACCCAACAGAAGAGGGATCAGGAAACTCTCCTTACAGCAGCCACTCCGCCTTTGCAGGCAACCCGCTCATGATAAGCCCTGATTTGCTGATAGAGGAAGGCTTGCTGGAGAAAACTGATCTTAAGACAAGTGAGAACTTTGAAGATGACAGAGTAGATTATCAGAAAGCCACTGCATATAAAAGAACCATTTGGCTGAAGGCCTATGAGAACTTTAAAAGCCGTGGCACTGAAAAGCAGCAGCGCGATTTCCAGGTATTTAAACAGGATCATAGCGCCTGGCTACAGGACTATAGTTACTTTGTAGTTTTTAAAAGCCACTTTGGCCAGAAAAGCTGGGTAGAATGGGACGAAGCCATAAAAAAGCGTGAACCGGAGGCCGTACAGCAACTGGCCAGCGAATTGGCAGACGAAATAGAGCGCGAGCAGTTTTTACAGTTCCTGTTCTACCAGCAGTGGAACAGGCTGAAGTACTACTGCACCGGCCGCGACATCACGTTTATTGGCGATATGCCTTTTTATGTGAGCCATGACAGCGCTGATGTGTGGTCGCACCCGCAAAACTTTAAACTGGATGAAGGCGGAATGCCTACAGCCGTTTCCGGGGTGCCGCCAGATTTCTTCAGCGAAACAGGCCAGTTGTGGGGCACCCCTGTGTTCGACTGGCAGGAGCTGGCCAGGCACAACTACGACTGGTGGATTCTGCGCATCGAACACAACCTGGCTTTGTTTGGCTTGCTGCGTCTCGACCACTTCCGGGCCTTTTCTGCCTATTGGGAAGTACCAGCTGGAGAGGAAACCGCTATTAACGGGAAGTGGGAGAAATCTCCGGGTGCCGAAATATTAAGCATCCTGCGCGAGCGCAAACCTGAAATGCCGATTATAGCGGAAGACCTGGGTGAAATAGACCAGCCGGTGCGCGACCTCATGCAGCAGTTCGATTTGCCGGGCATGCGCCTGCTTATTTTTGCCTTCGGCGACGATCTCGCCTTTGACAGTTCCTTCCTGCCGCACAATCATATTAATAACTGTATTGTGTATACAGGCACCCACGACAACAGCACGGTACGCGCCTGGTACCAGGAAGAAGCAAAAGCGGCAGACATCAAGCGCCTGCGCGAGTATAGTGGCCATGAGTTCAATGAAGAAAATGTGCACGAGATAATGAGCCGCATGGCCTATATGTCGGTAGCTCAACTGGCTGTTGTTCCGATACAGGATATACTTGGTTTAGGAGCTGAGGCCATTATGAACAAACCCTCCACCGCCTCCCACAACTGGGAATGGCGCTTACAACCGAAGCTGTTCCGCAAAACAGAGGCTCACCGGCTCAAGAAGCTGGTGCAGATATATGGCCGGAAATAA
- a CDS encoding TolC family protein, whose translation MKNLIILFMLFVLQLLCTNCFAQPAQRTMSLQEVVELAQEQSAAARQAQTSRENSYWLWRNYKSQYLPQLSMSANLPDFSRTITPVTQPDGTIDFRPVANNYSELSLNLEQVIGATGGRVFVTSLMQRFDDFDRDQKRYNGNPAIIGIEQPLFAFNKLAWDKRIEPLRYQESQRQFLEEKEKIAVKATELYFDLLLAQTNRTIATKNLANNDTLYHIASEKYKLGRLSKNDLLQLRLAVLNADLAQAQATLDEQTATLALKTFVGLKDSLLLQLLTPEQVPATTVKAGFALAEARKNRKESTNFRRRLLEAESKVAKAKGDNGLNASLFATFGLTNSGGNFTDIYTRPGNQQSARIGFSMPILDWGRQRSDIKVTELNRQLVQYTVEQEEATFEQEVLTQVNQYNTLKSRIATTAEADAIAQERYDITKSTFVIGRISITDLNIALSEKDQARRAYIISLSEFWKAYYNLRQLTLFDFERNEALRAEATNKN comes from the coding sequence ATGAAAAACCTCATCATCCTTTTTATGCTGTTTGTACTGCAGCTGCTCTGCACCAATTGTTTTGCACAACCTGCCCAGCGCACCATGAGCCTGCAGGAGGTGGTAGAACTGGCGCAAGAGCAGTCGGCGGCAGCCAGGCAAGCACAAACCAGCCGGGAAAACAGCTATTGGCTGTGGCGTAACTACAAATCGCAGTACCTGCCACAACTGAGCATGAGTGCTAACCTGCCTGATTTCAGCCGTACCATAACACCTGTTACACAACCGGATGGCACCATTGATTTCAGACCTGTTGCAAATAACTACTCTGAGCTTTCGCTAAACCTTGAACAGGTTATCGGAGCTACCGGAGGGCGTGTGTTTGTAACTTCTCTGATGCAGCGCTTCGATGATTTTGATCGTGATCAGAAGCGCTACAATGGCAATCCGGCCATTATAGGAATTGAACAGCCGTTGTTTGCTTTTAATAAATTAGCCTGGGACAAACGGATTGAGCCCTTACGCTACCAGGAGTCGCAACGACAATTTCTTGAAGAAAAGGAAAAAATTGCCGTTAAGGCTACAGAACTATACTTCGACCTGCTCCTGGCGCAGACAAACAGAACAATTGCCACTAAAAACCTGGCGAATAACGATACTCTTTACCATATAGCAAGCGAGAAATACAAACTGGGCCGCTTATCCAAAAACGACCTCCTGCAGTTGCGCCTGGCCGTACTGAATGCAGACCTGGCCCAGGCTCAGGCTACCCTGGATGAGCAAACAGCCACGCTGGCCCTGAAAACTTTTGTAGGATTAAAAGACAGTTTACTCTTACAATTGCTGACTCCGGAACAGGTGCCCGCTACCACTGTTAAAGCAGGATTTGCATTGGCAGAAGCAAGGAAGAACAGGAAAGAGAGCACTAATTTCCGAAGGAGGCTGCTGGAAGCTGAAAGTAAAGTAGCCAAGGCGAAAGGAGATAACGGGCTAAATGCCAGCCTTTTTGCAACATTCGGCCTAACCAACAGCGGCGGCAATTTTACAGATATTTATACTCGGCCCGGCAACCAACAAAGCGCACGCATAGGCTTCAGTATGCCCATATTAGATTGGGGCAGGCAACGCTCCGACATTAAGGTAACAGAGCTGAACCGGCAGTTGGTGCAGTATACAGTAGAACAGGAAGAGGCCACTTTCGAACAAGAGGTACTTACACAGGTAAACCAATACAACACGCTGAAATCCAGGATTGCCACTACTGCCGAAGCAGATGCCATTGCCCAGGAGCGGTATGATATCACCAAAAGCACCTTTGTGATAGGCCGCATCAGCATTACAGATTTAAACATCGCCTTATCAGAAAAAGACCAGGCCAGGCGTGCCTACATTATTTCGCTTAGCGAGTTCTGGAAAGCCTACTATAACCTGCGTCAGCTCACGCTGTTCGATTTCGAACGCAATGAAGCGCTAAGGGCGGAGGCGACCAACAAAAACTGA
- a CDS encoding ABC transporter ATP-binding protein: MISLSNIEKVYQTKSIETVALQNVNLTIPKGEFASIMGPSGCGKSTLLNIIGLLDAPTNGTIAIDGQTIASYKDKQLAHIRNEKIGFIFQSFHLINDLSVMDNVELPLLYRSSISAAERTRRAKAALEKVGLSARTKHYPSQLSGGQRQRVAIARALVGQPEIILADEPTGNLDSVMGEEVMNILLDLNRQDNTTIVMVTHDENMAHKTERLIRFFDGQQVSDSKVFEFQKV, from the coding sequence ATGATTTCCCTATCAAACATCGAAAAGGTTTACCAGACCAAATCTATTGAAACGGTGGCCCTGCAGAACGTGAACCTTACCATACCCAAAGGTGAGTTCGCTTCCATTATGGGGCCTTCCGGCTGCGGCAAAAGTACGTTGCTTAATATTATCGGCCTGCTAGATGCACCTACAAACGGCACCATTGCCATAGATGGCCAGACCATAGCCTCTTACAAAGACAAACAACTGGCACACATCAGAAACGAAAAGATCGGGTTCATTTTTCAGAGTTTCCACCTGATAAATGACCTGAGCGTGATGGATAATGTGGAACTGCCGCTACTCTACCGCAGCAGCATTTCAGCTGCAGAACGAACCAGGCGTGCCAAAGCAGCTTTAGAGAAAGTTGGCCTGAGCGCCCGCACCAAGCATTACCCAAGCCAGCTTTCCGGCGGCCAGCGCCAGCGGGTGGCTATTGCCAGGGCACTGGTGGGGCAGCCGGAAATTATACTGGCCGACGAACCGACAGGTAATCTGGACTCGGTAATGGGAGAAGAGGTGATGAATATTCTGCTTGACCTGAACCGCCAGGACAACACGACCATTGTAATGGTAACACACGACGAGAATATGGCGCATAAAACAGAGCGCCTTATCCGCTTCTTCGACGGGCAGCAGGTGTCTGATTCTAAAGTTTTCGAATTCCAGAAAGTATAA
- a CDS encoding Ppx/GppA phosphatase family protein yields the protein MKLAAIDIGSNAARCQISNVLNQNGKVIFKRVEYIRYAIRFGEDVFNTGFISEEKIQKFIKLMQAFKLLIDVHDVDHFMICATSAMRSASNAPEIIQRIREAVGMDIQVIGGESEADLINKVIRNFLDDRNYLHIDVGGGSTEFNIYVNREKMASQSFEQGSIRHMHGVDSQELWNKMRVWIEENARKYNLSRAIGTGGNINKIYDLSGKLQGKPIYRKQIEEIAGRIAGMSMQERLTELLLNPDRADVILPAAEIYLSAMKWAKLECMLVPAVGLKDGMIHALYEQHHPEKFIIDKISR from the coding sequence TTGAAATTAGCTGCTATCGACATTGGTTCTAATGCTGCCAGGTGCCAGATATCCAATGTTCTGAACCAGAACGGAAAAGTAATCTTTAAACGGGTAGAGTACATCCGGTATGCCATTCGTTTCGGCGAAGATGTATTTAACACCGGCTTTATCAGCGAAGAAAAAATACAGAAGTTCATCAAGCTGATGCAGGCTTTTAAACTTCTTATTGATGTGCACGATGTAGATCATTTCATGATTTGTGCAACCTCAGCTATGCGCTCTGCTTCCAATGCCCCTGAAATTATACAGCGCATTCGCGAAGCAGTTGGCATGGATATACAGGTAATAGGCGGAGAGTCTGAAGCCGATCTTATTAATAAAGTAATCCGTAATTTCTTAGACGACCGCAATTACCTGCACATAGATGTTGGCGGCGGCAGTACCGAGTTCAACATCTATGTAAACCGCGAAAAAATGGCTTCCCAATCGTTCGAGCAGGGCTCTATCCGACACATGCATGGAGTAGACTCTCAGGAGTTGTGGAACAAAATGCGGGTATGGATAGAGGAGAATGCACGCAAGTATAACCTGAGCCGTGCCATTGGCACAGGCGGTAACATCAATAAAATCTACGACCTTTCCGGTAAGCTACAGGGAAAACCGATCTACCGGAAACAAATAGAAGAGATTGCCGGCAGAATTGCCGGAATGAGTATGCAGGAACGCCTGACCGAGCTTTTACTGAACCCGGATCGTGCAGATGTTATTCTGCCTGCCGCAGAAATTTATCTTTCGGCCATGAAGTGGGCCAAGCTGGAATGTATGCTTGTGCCGGCAGTAGGCCTGAAAGACGGTATGATTCATGCCCTTTATGAACAGCATCACCCGGAAAAATTCATTATTGACAAGATCAGCAGATAA
- the ppk1 gene encoding polyphosphate kinase 1, translating to MLVNKVSDQIKKSKFISRDLSWLRFNYRVLDQARDTNKTFFDRLKFLAITASNLDEFFMIRVGSLYNYIDYGKERLDYSGLRELPFRKKLLDYAHRFVNDQYLTYNNELKPLFEKQGFDILKVGELTEVEQKKVDSYFKNTIYPMLTPMVYDTYHGFPLLMNQLLTFGVVTRTIDDQKAQDRVTFVQIPQNLARFYEINRKDKIVFVPIEEIIRWKIKKLFRNIEIVSVNLFRITRNGDFTLEESDDLEADFVQEIKVKLRTRKKGRVVRLEIERNPSQFMLKILKERWTIDNANIFTINSLIDLKALWQVVKHRQFQSKCFKQPASVTPLSVPSDGIDLFEYLKDHDVLLHHPYNSMEPVVNLLERAAEDPSVLGIKQTIYRIADQSRVTAALLKAAENGKHVSVLFEVKARFDEERNIKEGERLEKAGCFVIYGIGKYKTHTKMMMIIRKEGEKVTRYVHIGSGNYNEQTARQYTDVSMLTTNEVYAHDVSEFFNVITGHSRPNEYKYLLTSPKSLRAQLIELIRNEARNAKKGLKSGIVIKINSLEDKEVIEEFYKASKAGVPIKLIVRGICCLRPGREDLSENIFVKSIVGEYLEHSRIYYFHNNGAPKVYGGSADIMVRSFDRRIEALFLIVNEELKREAVNILYYNLLDNQNSYIMREDGTYVKKRTSANEEVVDIHKLFYAKSYCEVQQEEVELI from the coding sequence ATGCTTGTTAATAAGGTTTCTGACCAGATAAAGAAAAGTAAATTTATTAGCCGCGATCTAAGTTGGCTGCGTTTTAACTACCGTGTGTTAGATCAGGCAAGAGATACCAACAAAACTTTTTTTGATAGGTTAAAGTTTTTAGCGATCACGGCTTCTAACCTCGATGAGTTTTTTATGATTCGGGTAGGCAGCTTGTATAACTACATAGACTATGGCAAAGAGAGGCTCGATTATTCGGGACTACGGGAGCTGCCATTCCGCAAAAAGCTGCTCGATTATGCCCACCGCTTTGTAAACGACCAGTACTTAACCTATAATAACGAGCTGAAGCCTCTTTTTGAGAAGCAGGGATTTGATATTTTAAAAGTAGGAGAGCTGACGGAAGTCGAACAGAAGAAAGTAGACAGCTACTTTAAAAACACGATCTATCCCATGCTTACGCCCATGGTATACGATACCTACCACGGTTTCCCGCTGCTCATGAACCAACTGCTTACGTTTGGGGTGGTTACCCGAACCATAGACGACCAGAAAGCGCAGGATAGGGTAACTTTTGTGCAGATACCACAGAACCTGGCCCGTTTCTATGAGATTAACCGAAAGGATAAAATTGTTTTTGTTCCTATTGAGGAAATTATCCGCTGGAAAATAAAGAAGCTTTTCAGGAACATAGAAATAGTTTCGGTTAACCTGTTCAGGATTACCCGTAACGGCGATTTTACGCTGGAGGAATCCGATGACCTGGAAGCAGACTTTGTGCAGGAAATTAAGGTAAAACTACGGACCCGGAAGAAAGGCCGTGTAGTGCGCTTAGAAATTGAGCGGAACCCTTCGCAGTTCATGCTCAAGATTCTGAAAGAACGCTGGACAATCGACAACGCAAACATATTTACCATCAATAGCCTGATCGATTTAAAGGCGCTTTGGCAAGTTGTGAAACACCGGCAATTTCAGTCTAAGTGTTTTAAACAGCCTGCCTCTGTTACTCCCCTCAGTGTGCCTTCTGATGGAATTGATCTGTTTGAGTACCTGAAGGACCACGATGTGCTGCTGCATCACCCATACAACAGCATGGAGCCGGTGGTAAACCTGCTTGAGCGTGCTGCCGAAGATCCCTCTGTACTGGGTATCAAACAAACGATTTACCGTATTGCCGATCAATCGAGGGTAACAGCGGCTTTATTAAAGGCGGCTGAGAACGGAAAGCACGTTTCGGTGCTTTTTGAAGTTAAAGCCCGGTTCGATGAAGAACGCAACATTAAAGAGGGAGAGCGATTGGAAAAAGCCGGTTGCTTTGTGATTTATGGTATAGGCAAGTATAAAACCCATACCAAAATGATGATGATCATCCGGAAGGAAGGGGAGAAGGTAACGCGCTATGTGCACATAGGCAGTGGTAATTACAACGAGCAAACAGCCAGGCAATATACCGATGTGAGCATGCTCACCACCAACGAAGTATATGCACACGATGTGTCGGAGTTCTTTAATGTAATTACAGGGCATTCGCGGCCAAACGAATACAAATACCTGCTTACTTCGCCCAAGAGCCTGCGGGCACAGCTTATTGAGCTGATTCGCAATGAAGCCCGAAATGCCAAAAAAGGGTTGAAAAGCGGCATCGTAATCAAGATCAATTCGCTCGAAGACAAAGAAGTAATTGAGGAGTTTTACAAAGCATCTAAAGCTGGTGTGCCAATAAAGTTAATTGTGCGGGGTATCTGCTGTCTTCGTCCAGGCCGCGAAGATTTAAGCGAGAACATTTTTGTGAAGTCGATTGTAGGGGAGTACCTGGAGCATAGCCGTATTTACTATTTCCATAACAATGGCGCCCCTAAGGTATACGGTGGAAGTGCCGATATTATGGTGCGAAGCTTCGACAGGCGTATAGAAGCTCTTTTCCTGATTGTGAACGAAGAGCTGAAGCGGGAGGCTGTGAATATACTGTATTATAACCTGCTCGATAACCAGAATTCTTACATCATGCGCGAAGATGGTACGTATGTGAAAAAGCGTACCTCGGCAAACGAAGAGGTTGTAGATATTCACAAGCTGTTCTATGCCAAATCGTATTGCGAAGTGCAGCAGGAAGAAGTAGAGCTGATCTAA
- a CDS encoding efflux RND transporter periplasmic adaptor subunit — protein MDRELSASAKQARTRKRIWQIGLAAALVVVAVLGFRTLISPSLSREKVRTAVVERGAVVATLSASGVVVPEHEQVITSPIQARIEQVVHNIGEQVLPGDQILLLDKAYTQLAYDKLKDEQQLNQHKKVQMRLNLQKTLNTLQSQLSIKQMRVKSLEAELEDEKYLLQIGGGTQEKVKQAELNLKIAQQELNQLNHEIASERELLIADEQELGFTLAMQGRSIEELQRKMEQAEVRTAKPGVITWVKNEIGSTVNAGDIVARLADLSSFKVQATISDTYAGQLKTGGSVTVRVNDTDLRGTIASVKPSVENGIVTFFIALDEKSHQLLRPNLRVDVYVTTASKDNVLRVKNGPYFQRASAQQVFIIRDDEAIRQATRIGVSNADFVELEGGVQPGDEVIITDMQDYQHMNKIRLKK, from the coding sequence ATGGATCGTGAACTTTCAGCCTCTGCCAAGCAAGCCCGTACGCGGAAGCGCATCTGGCAAATAGGATTAGCTGCTGCCCTGGTAGTGGTAGCTGTTCTTGGATTCAGGACTCTGATAAGCCCCAGCCTTAGCCGTGAAAAAGTAAGAACAGCTGTGGTCGAACGTGGCGCTGTAGTGGCAACACTTTCGGCCAGTGGCGTGGTGGTGCCAGAGCACGAGCAGGTTATCACCAGTCCCATACAAGCCCGCATAGAACAGGTGGTGCACAATATCGGCGAACAGGTGTTACCAGGCGATCAGATCCTGCTGCTGGACAAAGCCTATACGCAACTTGCCTATGATAAACTAAAAGACGAGCAGCAACTAAACCAGCATAAGAAAGTGCAGATGCGCCTCAACTTACAAAAGACGCTAAACACGTTGCAGTCGCAGTTAAGCATTAAACAGATGCGGGTAAAAAGCCTGGAGGCAGAGCTGGAAGATGAAAAATACCTGCTGCAGATTGGCGGCGGCACCCAGGAAAAAGTAAAGCAGGCCGAGTTAAACCTAAAAATTGCTCAACAGGAGCTCAACCAGCTCAACCATGAAATAGCCAGCGAGCGGGAATTGCTGATAGCCGATGAGCAGGAGCTTGGGTTTACACTGGCTATGCAGGGCAGATCTATAGAAGAGCTACAACGCAAAATGGAGCAGGCGGAGGTTCGCACTGCCAAGCCGGGCGTTATTACCTGGGTAAAAAACGAAATAGGCAGTACCGTAAATGCCGGTGATATAGTTGCCCGCCTCGCCGACCTCAGCAGTTTTAAAGTACAGGCCACCATCTCCGATACATATGCCGGGCAGCTGAAAACAGGTGGCAGCGTAACGGTGCGGGTAAACGATACCGACTTAAGGGGTACTATCGCATCTGTAAAACCATCTGTAGAAAATGGCATCGTCACTTTCTTTATTGCGCTGGATGAAAAGTCGCACCAGTTGCTACGCCCCAACCTCCGCGTGGATGTTTATGTAACCACTGCCTCGAAAGACAATGTGCTCAGGGTAAAGAATGGCCCTTACTTCCAGCGTGCATCTGCTCAGCAGGTTTTCATCATCCGGGATGATGAAGCAATCAGGCAAGCGACCAGAATCGGGGTTAGCAATGCAGATTTTGTAGAACTGGAAGGCGGCGTGCAACCCGGCGACGAAGTGATCATCACAGACATGCAGGACTACCAGCATATGAACAAGATAAGATTGAAAAAATAA
- a CDS encoding murein L,D-transpeptidase catalytic domain family protein: MKRIRWKARTKKVAKGFIPLFAPLIISPVASPLGVSATSKDIKRYKANISDYKVMQFGELTHELYNEMHLQEEGLRYEVFNNALAGYYNLKHEGRLSEKPVITIVDFTKSSREKRLWVVDIENKEILHHTYVAHGRNSGEEFAETFSNDNNSYMSSVGFYVTQDIYYGKHGLSLKLEGLDEAYNSNALDRCIVMHGAEYANEEFIEQYGRLGRSLGCPALPMEEHQGIINSVKGKTAMYVHAADNAYTSQYLDYANAMAELVHEKHLDAPLRTVDFDQEQDSTDTNTPDDAIAGTGD, from the coding sequence ATGAAAAGGATCAGATGGAAAGCGAGAACAAAAAAGGTGGCTAAAGGCTTCATTCCGCTTTTTGCACCTCTCATTATATCGCCTGTAGCTTCTCCGTTGGGAGTTTCGGCTACAAGCAAAGACATTAAGCGCTACAAGGCAAACATATCAGACTATAAAGTGATGCAGTTTGGAGAACTGACGCATGAGCTTTATAACGAAATGCATTTGCAGGAAGAGGGGCTGCGGTACGAAGTTTTCAATAATGCGCTGGCTGGTTATTATAATCTGAAGCACGAGGGCAGATTGTCTGAAAAGCCAGTAATCACGATAGTGGATTTTACAAAATCGTCCAGAGAGAAGAGGCTTTGGGTAGTGGACATTGAAAATAAGGAAATACTGCACCATACCTATGTAGCGCATGGACGAAATTCAGGCGAAGAGTTTGCAGAGACTTTTTCTAACGATAATAACTCATATATGAGCAGTGTAGGGTTTTATGTAACGCAGGACATCTACTATGGCAAACATGGCCTTTCTCTGAAGCTGGAAGGCCTGGATGAGGCATACAATTCTAATGCCCTGGATCGGTGTATTGTTATGCATGGGGCAGAGTACGCCAACGAAGAGTTTATTGAGCAGTACGGGCGTTTAGGAAGAAGCCTTGGCTGCCCGGCACTGCCTATGGAAGAACACCAGGGTATTATCAACTCCGTAAAAGGAAAAACTGCCATGTATGTACATGCTGCAGACAATGCCTATACCTCGCAGTACCTGGATTATGCCAATGCTATGGCTGAGCTGGTACACGAGAAGCACCTGGATGCTCCTTTAAGAACAGTCGATTTTGATCAGGAGCAGGATAGCACTGATACAAACACTCCTGACGATGCTATAGCAGGCACAGGGGATTAA
- a CDS encoding peptidoglycan DD-metalloendopeptidase family protein, which translates to MQKTTIKYLPLINFLVLVLLITGCGGPQALRQVFTKQTPYERYASSLKDAKLDQTALGKAWAEAGEKALQDSLTVTLPFKETGYFAAETPMATSYRFEAKRGQKIVVNLETRSKEEMKVFMDLYKLQPVAKHVSYADTAAVAIEYEIEDDLTHLLRVQPELLRSGQYTISIISQPTLAFPVPSKKNRGIDSFWGDPRDAGTRNHEGVDIVAPRGTPVVASVPGIVTRVGTNKLGGNVVWLSDANRRQNLYYAHLDKQLVTAGQRVNIGDTLGLVGNTGNARGTTPHLHFGIYRSGTGATNPYPYLHMPSQTPPAITADLKNLGGWLRVSTRSANTRLLPSTKSNVYRSLPQHTPLQVIGGTGNWYRVSLPDGTEAYIANSVVESISKPVRYEKLAKETDLLDEAHPLAAPKDSLSSGSSVAVLATFNDFRLVRNEAGETGWIHEDSQLSTR; encoded by the coding sequence ATGCAGAAAACAACGATAAAGTATTTACCACTCATCAATTTTTTAGTACTGGTGCTGCTGATCACGGGTTGTGGAGGCCCGCAGGCACTGCGCCAGGTTTTCACAAAACAAACTCCCTACGAGCGCTATGCATCCTCGCTGAAAGATGCAAAACTGGATCAGACAGCTTTAGGGAAAGCATGGGCAGAGGCCGGTGAAAAAGCATTACAGGACTCACTTACAGTTACCCTGCCGTTTAAGGAGACCGGGTATTTTGCCGCAGAAACACCCATGGCTACCAGTTACCGCTTTGAGGCAAAGAGAGGCCAGAAAATTGTTGTAAACCTGGAAACCAGGTCGAAAGAAGAGATGAAAGTATTTATGGACCTGTATAAGCTGCAGCCTGTGGCAAAACACGTGTCTTACGCCGATACAGCTGCAGTAGCCATAGAATATGAGATTGAAGACGACCTGACTCACCTGTTGCGGGTGCAGCCGGAACTGCTGCGTAGCGGTCAGTACACTATCAGCATTATATCGCAGCCTACGCTGGCTTTTCCGGTACCCAGCAAAAAGAACAGGGGCATCGACAGCTTTTGGGGCGACCCGAGAGATGCAGGCACACGCAACCACGAAGGCGTAGACATTGTGGCACCACGTGGAACTCCTGTCGTAGCTTCGGTGCCCGGTATTGTTACGCGCGTTGGCACCAACAAATTAGGTGGTAATGTGGTATGGCTGTCCGATGCAAACCGGCGCCAGAACCTGTATTATGCTCACCTCGACAAGCAGCTGGTTACTGCCGGGCAGCGTGTAAATATAGGCGACACCTTAGGTTTAGTTGGAAATACCGGCAATGCCAGAGGCACCACGCCTCACCTTCACTTTGGCATTTACCGTTCGGGCACGGGTGCTACCAATCCTTACCCATACCTGCACATGCCATCGCAAACACCTCCGGCTATTACAGCTGACTTAAAAAATCTGGGAGGCTGGCTGCGTGTTTCTACCAGATCAGCAAATACCAGGTTGCTGCCATCCACTAAAAGCAATGTGTACAGAAGCCTGCCTCAACACACCCCTTTGCAGGTAATCGGGGGCACGGGCAACTGGTATAGAGTGAGCTTGCCTGACGGCACAGAAGCCTACATTGCCAATAGTGTGGTAGAAAGCATTTCCAAGCCTGTCCGGTACGAAAAGCTGGCAAAGGAAACAGATTTGCTGGATGAAGCTCATCCGCTGGCTGCACCCAAAGATAGCTTGTCTTCTGGTTCCAGTGTGGCAGTTCTTGCTACTTTTAACGATTTCAGACTTGTCAGAAACGAGGCCGGAGAAACAGGATGGATACACGAAGACTCACAGCTCTCCACCCGTTAA